A DNA window from Malus domestica chromosome 12, GDT2T_hap1 contains the following coding sequences:
- the LOC103450924 gene encoding E3 ubiquitin-protein ligase JMJ24 isoform X1: protein MDQPRLALGNGDDNVGIPDDLRCKRSDGKQWRCTAMSMPDKTVCEKHYIQAKKRAANSAMRANLKKAKRKSLGESDIYLESKSDDLDVPLASVKSQERKYMEKVSKNHFRYSLERPPVKGLSVRNSPKPKDEMDLDEYEENWRSNKSPPANALDSSRNRPQRSFDVNAMTVSEDSDGRSESSEETGGQTCHQCRRNDRETVIWCLKCDRRGYCDSCISTWYSDIPLEEIQRSCPACRGTCNCRVCLRRDNLVKVRIREIPVLDKLKYLHCLLSSVLPIVKQIHQVQCFEVELEKKLRGTDIDLARTKLNADEQMCCNFCRIPIIDYHWHCSRCAYDLCLNCCRDLREASMPGVRGEVVENQIGEDRREKDTKLEQPKLSKVRVNLADKFSNWKAHSDGSIPCPPKEYGGCGHSSLNLSRIFKMNWVAKLLKNAEEMVSGCTVNEAVNLEKTGLNDPRLSQYAHREDSDNFLYCAASEDIKSDGIGNFKRHWHRGEPIIVKEVFDSSSISSWDPMVIWRGIRETADEKLKDENRRVKAINCCDWSEIDIELSEFMKGYSEGRVNENGMPEMLKLKDWPSPSASEEFLLYQRPEFISRLPLLEYIHSKFGLLNVAAKLPHYSLQNEVGPKIFISYGTYEELGRHDSLTNLHFNMHDMVYLLVHACEVKLKGLQKTKIENTQKSEESEVEESSGDLQMGMGEDTRSDVSLLGQNVENEYGATLASDKDESTADHGHESTPMVEDDTANCEQLERDGKDVSEKTHLGVIWDVFRRLDVPKLTEYLRIHWQEFGKLNETNIFVTLPLYDGTLFLNADHKRKLKEEFGIEPWSFEQHLGQAVFIPAGCPFQVRSLQSTVQLGLDFLSPESLGEAARLADEIRCLPNDHEAKLQVLEVGQRKFSLEVGKISLYAASSAIKEIQKLVLDPKLGAELGFEDPNLTAAVSENLEKMTKRRQITCA from the exons ATGGATCAACCACGTTTGGCCCTTGGGAATGGTGACGATAATGTCGGGATTCCGGATGATTTGCGATGCAAGAGATCAGATGGGAAACAGTGGAGGTGCACTGCCATGTCTATGCCAGATAAAACAGTATGTGAAAAACATTACATCCAGGCAAAGAAGAGGGCAGCTAATTCTGCAATGCGAGCAAATTTGAAAAAAGCCAAGAGGAAGTCGTTAGGTGAAAGTGATATTTACTTAGAGAGTAAGAGTGATGATTTGGATGTACCACTTGCTAGCGTGAAGTCACAGGAGAGAAAGTACATGGAGAAGGTATCAAAAAATCATTTTCGTTATTCACTTGAGAGACCACCCGTGAAGGGTTTATCTGTGCGTAATTCTCCAAAACCAAAGGACGAAATGGACTTGGATGAGTATGAGGAAAATTGGAGGTCTAATAAGTCACCACCTGCTAATGCTTTGGACTCATCCAGGAACAGACCGCAGAGGAGTTTTGATGTTAATGCTATGACAGTTTCG GAAGACTCTGATGGAAGATCagaatcctctgaagaaactGGTGGCCAAACTTGCCATCAGTGTCGGAGGAATGACAGAGAGACAGTCATTTGGTGCCTCAAATGTGATAGAAGAGGATACTGTGACAGCTGTATTTCAACATG GTACTCGGACATCCCATTAGAAGAGATTCAGAGGTCCTGTCCAGCATGTCGTGGCACTTGTAATTGCAGAGTGTGCCTACGCAGAGATAATTTGGTAAAG GTAAGGATAAGAGAGATCCCAGTGCTAGATAAGTTGAAATATCTCCACTGTCTGCTGTCTTCAGTGCTTCCTATAGTTAAGCAAATCCATCAAGTACAATGCTTTGAAGTTGAACTGGAAAAAAAGCTTCGCG GAACTGATATAGATCTTGCCCGGACAAAATTGAATGCAGATGAGCAAATGTGCTG CAATTTCTGTAGAATTCCCATCATTGATTATCATTGGCACTGTTCCCGCTGCGCGTATGATCTCTGCCTTAACTGTTGTCGAGATCTTCGAGAAGCATCCATGCCTGGTGTTAGAGGAGAGGTGGTAGAGAATCAAATTGGTGAGGATAGGCGAGAAAAAGATACCAAGTTGGAGCAACCAAAATTGTCCAAAGTCAGAGTAAATTTAGCAGACAAGTTTTCCAACTGGAAAGCCCACAGTGATGGAAGTATCCCTTGCCCTCCAAAGGAGTATGGTGGCTGTGGCCATTCATCGTTGAATTTAAGCCGTATCTTTAAGATGAACTGGGTTgcaaaactattaaaaaatgcaGAGGAAATGGTTAGTGGCTGTACAGTCAATGAAGCTGTCAATCTGGAGAAAACTGGGCTTAACGATCCAAGACTTAGCCAGTATGCTCATAGAGAGGATAGCGATAATTTCTTGTACTGTGCTGCATCTGAAGATATCAAATCTGATGGGATTGGCAATTTTAAAAGGCATTGGCATAGGGGTGAGCCCATCATTGTTAAGGAGGTGTTTGATAGCTCATCAATTTCAAGCTGGGATCCAATGGTTATATGGAGAGGGATTCGGGAGACCGCAGATGAGAAATTAAAGGATGAGAACAGAAGGGTGAAGGCCATAAATTGCTGTGACTGGTCTGAG ATTGATATTGAACTTAGTGAATTCATGAAAGGCTACTCCGAGGGAAGAGTTAATGAAAATGGTATGCCAGAAATGTTGAAACTCAAAGATTGGCCTTCTCCTAGTGCATCTGAAGAGTTCTTATTATATCAGAGACCTGAATTTATCAGCAGACTGCCCTTACTTGAGTATATTCACTCCAAGTTTGGTCTTTTAAATGTTGCTGCAAAACTGCCACACTATTCTTTGCAAAACGAGGTTGGACCTAAGATTTTTATTTCTTATGGGACCTATGAGGAACTTGGTAGACACGACTCCTTGACCAATCTCCATTTCAACATGCATGACATG GTATACCTGCTGGTGCACGCATGTGAGGTAAAGCTAAAAGGTTTGCAGAAGACAAAGATTGAGAACACACAAAAATCCGAGGAATCTGAGGTTGAAGAATCATCCGGGGATCTTCAAATGGGTATGGGAGAGGATACAAGGTCTGATGTATCACTTCTTGGTCAGAATGTGGAGAATGAATATGGGGCAACCTTGGCCTCAGATAAAGATGAGAGTACGGCAGACCATGGACATGAATCCACTCCTATGGTTGAAGATGACACCGCCAACTGTGAACAGTTAGAGAGAGACGGTAAAGATGTCTCTGAAAAAACTCATCTGGGAGTTATTTGGGATGTTTTCCGTCGACTGGATGTTCCAAAGCTGACTGAGTATTTGAGAATACATTGGCAAGAATTTGGGAAGCTCAATGAAACAAATATTTTT GTAACATTGCCTCTTTATGACGGGACATTGTTCCTGAATGCGGatcataaaagaaaattgaaggaGGAATTTG GAATTGAGCCATGGTCCTTTGAACAACATTTGGGGCAAGCTGTTTTTATTCCCGCTGGATGCCCTTTTCAAGTCAGGAGTCTTCAG tcaaCTGTTCAGCTGGGTCTTGATTTCTTATCTCCTGAAAGCCTCGGTGAGGCTGCACGACTAGCTGATGAGATTCGCTGTCTTCCAAATGACCATGAAGCAAAGCTACAAGTGTTGGAGGTTGGACAACGGAAATTTTCCTTAGAA GTAGGAAAGATATCACTTTATGCGGCAAGTTCAGCCATTAAAGAGATTCAGAAGTTGGTACTCGATCCAAA ACTTGGAGCAGAACTTGGATTTGAAGATCCAAATCTGACCGCGGCAGTTTCTGAGAATTTGGAGAAAATGACTAAACGAAGACAGATAACTTGTGCTTGA
- the LOC103450924 gene encoding E3 ubiquitin-protein ligase JMJ24 isoform X2, with protein sequence MDQPRLALGNGDDNVGIPDDLRCKRSDGKQWRCTAMSMPDKTVCEKHYIQAKKRAANSAMRANLKKAKRKSLGESDIYLESKSDDLDVPLASVKSQERKYMEKVSKNHFRYSLERPPVKGLSVRNSPKPKDEMDLDEYEENWRSNKSPPANALDSSRNRPQRSFDVNAMTVSEDSDGRSESSEETGGQTCHQCRRNDRETVIWCLKCDRRGYCDSCISTWYSDIPLEEIQRSCPACRGTCNCRVCLRRDNLVKVRIREIPVLDKLKYLHCLLSSVLPIVKQIHQVQCFEVELEKKLRGTDIDLARTKLNADEQMCCNFCRIPIIDYHWHCSRCAYDLCLNCCRDLREASMPGVRGEVVENQIGEDRREKDTKLEQPKLSKVRVNLADKFSNWKAHSDGSIPCPPKEYGGCGHSSLNLSRIFKMNWVAKLLKNAEEMVSGCTVNEAVNLEKTGLNDPRLSQYAHREDSDNFLYCAASEDIKSDGIGNFKRHWHRGEPIIVKEVFDSSSISSWDPMVIWRGIRETADEKLKDENRRVKAINCCDWSEIDIELSEFMKGYSEGRVNENGMPEMLKLKDWPSPSASEEFLLYQRPEFISRLPLLEYIHSKFGLLNVAAKLPHYSLQNEVGPKIFISYGTYEELGRHDSLTNLHFNMHDMVYLLVHACEVKLKGLQKTKIENTQKSEESEVEESSGDLQMGMGEDTRSDVSLLGQNVENEYGATLASDKDESTADHGHESTPMVEDDTANCEQLERDGKDVSEKTHLGVIWDVFRRLDVPKLTEYLRIHWQEFGKLNETNIFVTLPLYDGTLFLNADHKRKLKEEFGIEPWSFEQHLGQAVFIPAGCPFQVRSLQSTVQLGLDFLSPESLGEAARLADEIRCLPNDHEAKLQVLEVGKISLYAASSAIKEIQKLVLDPKLGAELGFEDPNLTAAVSENLEKMTKRRQITCA encoded by the exons ATGGATCAACCACGTTTGGCCCTTGGGAATGGTGACGATAATGTCGGGATTCCGGATGATTTGCGATGCAAGAGATCAGATGGGAAACAGTGGAGGTGCACTGCCATGTCTATGCCAGATAAAACAGTATGTGAAAAACATTACATCCAGGCAAAGAAGAGGGCAGCTAATTCTGCAATGCGAGCAAATTTGAAAAAAGCCAAGAGGAAGTCGTTAGGTGAAAGTGATATTTACTTAGAGAGTAAGAGTGATGATTTGGATGTACCACTTGCTAGCGTGAAGTCACAGGAGAGAAAGTACATGGAGAAGGTATCAAAAAATCATTTTCGTTATTCACTTGAGAGACCACCCGTGAAGGGTTTATCTGTGCGTAATTCTCCAAAACCAAAGGACGAAATGGACTTGGATGAGTATGAGGAAAATTGGAGGTCTAATAAGTCACCACCTGCTAATGCTTTGGACTCATCCAGGAACAGACCGCAGAGGAGTTTTGATGTTAATGCTATGACAGTTTCG GAAGACTCTGATGGAAGATCagaatcctctgaagaaactGGTGGCCAAACTTGCCATCAGTGTCGGAGGAATGACAGAGAGACAGTCATTTGGTGCCTCAAATGTGATAGAAGAGGATACTGTGACAGCTGTATTTCAACATG GTACTCGGACATCCCATTAGAAGAGATTCAGAGGTCCTGTCCAGCATGTCGTGGCACTTGTAATTGCAGAGTGTGCCTACGCAGAGATAATTTGGTAAAG GTAAGGATAAGAGAGATCCCAGTGCTAGATAAGTTGAAATATCTCCACTGTCTGCTGTCTTCAGTGCTTCCTATAGTTAAGCAAATCCATCAAGTACAATGCTTTGAAGTTGAACTGGAAAAAAAGCTTCGCG GAACTGATATAGATCTTGCCCGGACAAAATTGAATGCAGATGAGCAAATGTGCTG CAATTTCTGTAGAATTCCCATCATTGATTATCATTGGCACTGTTCCCGCTGCGCGTATGATCTCTGCCTTAACTGTTGTCGAGATCTTCGAGAAGCATCCATGCCTGGTGTTAGAGGAGAGGTGGTAGAGAATCAAATTGGTGAGGATAGGCGAGAAAAAGATACCAAGTTGGAGCAACCAAAATTGTCCAAAGTCAGAGTAAATTTAGCAGACAAGTTTTCCAACTGGAAAGCCCACAGTGATGGAAGTATCCCTTGCCCTCCAAAGGAGTATGGTGGCTGTGGCCATTCATCGTTGAATTTAAGCCGTATCTTTAAGATGAACTGGGTTgcaaaactattaaaaaatgcaGAGGAAATGGTTAGTGGCTGTACAGTCAATGAAGCTGTCAATCTGGAGAAAACTGGGCTTAACGATCCAAGACTTAGCCAGTATGCTCATAGAGAGGATAGCGATAATTTCTTGTACTGTGCTGCATCTGAAGATATCAAATCTGATGGGATTGGCAATTTTAAAAGGCATTGGCATAGGGGTGAGCCCATCATTGTTAAGGAGGTGTTTGATAGCTCATCAATTTCAAGCTGGGATCCAATGGTTATATGGAGAGGGATTCGGGAGACCGCAGATGAGAAATTAAAGGATGAGAACAGAAGGGTGAAGGCCATAAATTGCTGTGACTGGTCTGAG ATTGATATTGAACTTAGTGAATTCATGAAAGGCTACTCCGAGGGAAGAGTTAATGAAAATGGTATGCCAGAAATGTTGAAACTCAAAGATTGGCCTTCTCCTAGTGCATCTGAAGAGTTCTTATTATATCAGAGACCTGAATTTATCAGCAGACTGCCCTTACTTGAGTATATTCACTCCAAGTTTGGTCTTTTAAATGTTGCTGCAAAACTGCCACACTATTCTTTGCAAAACGAGGTTGGACCTAAGATTTTTATTTCTTATGGGACCTATGAGGAACTTGGTAGACACGACTCCTTGACCAATCTCCATTTCAACATGCATGACATG GTATACCTGCTGGTGCACGCATGTGAGGTAAAGCTAAAAGGTTTGCAGAAGACAAAGATTGAGAACACACAAAAATCCGAGGAATCTGAGGTTGAAGAATCATCCGGGGATCTTCAAATGGGTATGGGAGAGGATACAAGGTCTGATGTATCACTTCTTGGTCAGAATGTGGAGAATGAATATGGGGCAACCTTGGCCTCAGATAAAGATGAGAGTACGGCAGACCATGGACATGAATCCACTCCTATGGTTGAAGATGACACCGCCAACTGTGAACAGTTAGAGAGAGACGGTAAAGATGTCTCTGAAAAAACTCATCTGGGAGTTATTTGGGATGTTTTCCGTCGACTGGATGTTCCAAAGCTGACTGAGTATTTGAGAATACATTGGCAAGAATTTGGGAAGCTCAATGAAACAAATATTTTT GTAACATTGCCTCTTTATGACGGGACATTGTTCCTGAATGCGGatcataaaagaaaattgaaggaGGAATTTG GAATTGAGCCATGGTCCTTTGAACAACATTTGGGGCAAGCTGTTTTTATTCCCGCTGGATGCCCTTTTCAAGTCAGGAGTCTTCAG tcaaCTGTTCAGCTGGGTCTTGATTTCTTATCTCCTGAAAGCCTCGGTGAGGCTGCACGACTAGCTGATGAGATTCGCTGTCTTCCAAATGACCATGAAGCAAAGCTACAAGTGTTGGAG GTAGGAAAGATATCACTTTATGCGGCAAGTTCAGCCATTAAAGAGATTCAGAAGTTGGTACTCGATCCAAA ACTTGGAGCAGAACTTGGATTTGAAGATCCAAATCTGACCGCGGCAGTTTCTGAGAATTTGGAGAAAATGACTAAACGAAGACAGATAACTTGTGCTTGA
- the LOC103450925 gene encoding psbP domain-containing protein 7, chloroplastic — MPALPQYFHACKHICLNLNQIRIITPSSGCRKKGLREVRIIRAERPPADQFASLQSGFRRRLLLGLGTASVVALGADFLGVTSFLLGLSPESSRSLKLDVVYPIGGYSRCIDTNEGFEFIYPASWVGDQTLLYRAAEKKEFERSLDPPPLNFNTKSRTDGRRRNVSEPVVAFGPPATTGELNVSVIVSPVAPDFKIEAFGGPKEVGEAVVRTVTGSGKRPGIKGTLIESKLREDSASNVKYYELEFRVESPLFHRHNIAVCCVRGGRLFTLNAQAPESAWPELKSDFHRIAESFSLTS; from the exons ATGCCGGCATTGCCCCAATActttcatgcatgcaaacatATATGCCTCAACCTGAACCAGATACGCATAATCACACCGTCCTCCGGCTGCCGGAAAAAGGGTTTGCGAGAGGTGAGAATAATCCGGGCAGAAAGGCCTCCGGCGGACCAATTTGCTTCACTACAATCAGGGTTTAGGCGGCGGCTTCTTCTCGGTTTAGGGACAGCTTCTGTGGTTGCTCTTGGTGCTGATTTTCTCGGAGTCACAAGTTTTCTTCTCGGGTTGTCGCCGGAAAGTAGTAGGAGTCTTAAGCTGGATGTGGTTTATCCCATAGGAGGCTACAGTAGGTGCATTGACACAAATGAAGGATTTG AATTTATATACCCAGCAAGTTGGGTTGGAGATCAAACACTTCTGTATCGAGCAGCAGAGAAAAAGGAATTTGAAAGATCACTTGATCCTCCTCCCTTGAACTTCAACACCAAATCCAGGACTGATGGCCGCCGACGAAATGTCAGTGAACCCGTTGTCGCATTTGGCCCGCCCGCAACCACCGGCGAGCTCAATGTTAGCGTCATTGTGTCGCCAGTTGCTCCTGATTTCAA AATTGAAGCATTTGGAGGACCAAAAGAGGTAGGAGAAGCCGTGGTTAGGACCGTCACAGGATCCGGCAAACGCCCCGGCATCAAGGGAACTTTGATCGAATCAAAATTGAGAGAGGATAGTGCAAGCAATGTTAAGTACTACGAGCTTGAATTCAGAGTTGAGAGCCCCTTGTTTCACCGGCATAACATCGCAGTATGTTGCGTTCGTGGTGGTCGGTTATTTACACTTAATGCTCAGGCACCGGAATCAGCATGGCCGGAGTTGAAGTCTGACTTCCATAGAATTGCCGAATCGTTTAGCCTCACCTCTTGA
- the LOC103414111 gene encoding zinc finger protein GAI-ASSOCIATED FACTOR 1-like: MSNITGSAATGSFSSGNCGGEEVQQQQQELLNHHANLHGSNSFLATTTNIDSNGISTAQVQKQPPPAKKKRNLPGTPDPSAEVIALSPKTLMATNRFVCEICKKGFQRDQNLQLHRRGHNLPWKLKQRTSTEIIKRVYVCPEPSCVHHDPSRALGDLTGIKKHFCRKHGEKKWKCDKCSKKYAVQSDWKAHSKICGTREYKCDCGTIFSRRDSFITHRAFCDAIAEENNARNQGVVLMSNNIMGAQNLQQGQLSNSELIISTSMPMNNNKINDNPPSARSDITTSGQFHHIFDAKNTPLTLEPQRPFPIPAKPLNMSPRSLNNNTSSSSPSSLLFELNHGGHGQSLIPSSSGHLSATQLLQKAAQMGATMNGGPNPNPGSTTITSMAPSTYGTTTGGYNMNRFMQQRDHNIPQLETSPQFFSANCAQMGMFNVLFDHHQNNGFLKNMEHENNGTPNKIGLRGASNVGSGDTLTVDFLGLGGSGDINRPENFHDQQKQQHGQQDQLGFGEFDDDDHLIMQRFG, translated from the exons ATGTCAAATATCACAGGTAGTGCAGCTACTGGGAGCTTCTCTTCAGGAAATTGTGGCGGAGAAGAAGTTCAACAGCAACAACAAGAGCTATTAAATCACCATGCAAACCTCCATGGCTCCAACTCCTTCCTTGCAACAACAACTAATATCGATAGCAATGGTATCTCCACTGCTCAAGTACAAAAGCAACCTCCACCGGCtaagaagaaaagaaacctACCAGGAACTCCAG ACCCAAGTGCTGAAGTGATTGCCTTATCACCAAAGACCCTGATGGCCACAAACCGGTTTGTGTGTGAAATTTGCAAGAAGGGGTTCCAAAGGGACCAAAACCTCCAACTGCACAGAAGAGGTCACAACTTGCCGTGGAAGCTTAAGCAAAGAACAAGCACCGAAATCATTAAGCGAGTCTATGTCTGCCCAGAACCCTCCTGCGTCCACCACGATCCATCGCGGGCACTCGGGGATCTTACGGGCATCAAAAAGCACTTTTGCCGGAAGCATGGTGAGAAAAAGTGGAAATGTGACAAGTGCTCCAAGAAGTACGCGGTGCAATCGGACTGGAAAGCTCATTCAAAGATCTGTGGTACTAGAGAATACAAATGTGACTGTGGAACCATCTTCTCCAG AAGAGATAGCTTCATCACCCACAGAGCTTTTTGTGATGCCATAGCTGAAGAGAACAACGCAAGAAACCAAGGAGTAGTACTAATGTCCAACAATATTATGGGAGCACAAAACTTACAACAAGGCCAACTTTCCAACAGTGAGCTCATCATCTCCACATCAATGCCCatgaacaacaacaaaatcaacGATAACCCACCATCAGCAAGATCAGATATTACTACATCTGGTCAATTTCATCATATTTTTGATGCCAAAAATACCCCTTTAACCCTAGAACCCCAACGACCCTTCCCAATACCCGCAAAACCCTTGAACATGTCACCGAGATCCCTAAACAACAACacttcatcatcttcaccatCGTCATTACTCTTCGAATTAAATCACGGCGGGCACGGTCAATCACTCATCCCCAGCTCATCAGGCCACTTATCCGCCACGCAACTTCTACAAAAAGCGGCTCAAATGGGTGCAACTATGAATGGTGGTCCTAACCCTAACCCTGGTAGTACAACCATAACAAGCATGGCACCCTCAACCTATGGTACAACTACTGGTGGGTACAACATGAACCGCTTCATGCAGCAGAGAGATCATAACATTCCGCAATTAGAGACCTCGCCACAGTTTTTCAGCGCTAATTGTGCGCAAATGGGGATGTTTAACGTGTTATTCGATCATCATCAGAACAATGGTTTCTTGAAGAACATGGAACATGAAAACAATGGGACTCCAAATAAAATAGGGTTGAGGGGTGCTAGTAATGTGGGCAGTGGTGATACATTGACAGTTGACTTTTTAGGGCTTGGAGGATCGGGTGATATTAATAGACCAGAAAATTTTCATGATCAGCAGAAACAACAACACGGTCAACAAGATCAGTTGGGGTTTGGAgaatttgatgatgatgatcaccTAATAATGCAAAGGTTTGGCTGA